A region from the Acidiferrobacter sp. SPIII_3 genome encodes:
- a CDS encoding cytochrome c oxidase assembly protein: MSGMETMAGEDGNSLARRWRLVVPLGFLWVGVYYAGYGAAGVDAATWRFWTADLNPLPWLAALTVLRLYLGRYDRYRARGGDARLWSVGQVWSFVSGLLLALALWESPLNGFVERSMTLYTVKLMGEFEFAAPLMVLGIPFSLVDSMRLKGPWWSVLRVLHRPLVTTVALAIVLVLWDMADQMALGLRNVLVFGLLPGVYLALGMIVWMQSLRALPAFPNLQNHLRKGLYVWAMEFAMMVMGTMWFWSAMKSMDPSTGTPLVWGVSRVTDVHIAGAVMTGLSLPTMCLVSWHFWQWISGVVGVSESEEYGDYSRSARRQEL, encoded by the coding sequence ATGAGCGGGATGGAAACGATGGCGGGCGAAGACGGTAACAGCCTGGCGCGGCGCTGGAGGCTTGTCGTGCCTCTGGGCTTTCTGTGGGTGGGGGTGTATTACGCGGGCTATGGCGCGGCCGGGGTGGATGCCGCGACGTGGCGCTTCTGGACGGCGGATCTGAACCCATTGCCGTGGTTGGCGGCCCTCACCGTGCTGCGCCTGTATTTAGGGCGTTATGATCGTTATCGGGCACGCGGCGGCGATGCACGGCTGTGGTCGGTGGGACAGGTGTGGTCTTTCGTGTCGGGCCTGCTGCTCGCCTTGGCGCTCTGGGAGTCGCCTTTAAACGGCTTCGTGGAGCGGTCCATGACGCTTTATACAGTAAAGCTCATGGGTGAGTTCGAGTTCGCGGCGCCCTTGATGGTGCTTGGCATCCCGTTTTCGCTCGTGGATTCGATGCGCTTGAAGGGGCCATGGTGGTCTGTCTTGCGCGTACTGCACCGCCCGCTCGTTACGACCGTCGCCCTTGCCATCGTTCTCGTGTTGTGGGATATGGCAGATCAGATGGCGCTGGGGCTGCGCAACGTGCTGGTGTTTGGTCTGCTGCCCGGGGTCTACCTCGCGCTCGGGATGATCGTGTGGATGCAATCCTTGCGGGCCCTTCCGGCCTTTCCGAACCTGCAGAACCACCTGCGCAAAGGGTTGTATGTGTGGGCGATGGAGTTTGCGATGATGGTCATGGGCACGATGTGGTTCTGGAGCGCCATGAAAAGCATGGATCCGTCGACCGGCACGCCTTTGGTGTGGGGTGTGAGCCGCGTGACGGACGTGCATATCGCCGGGGCGGTGATGACGGGGCTGTCTTTACCAACCATGTGCCTCGTGTCTTGGCATTTTTGGCAGTGGATATCGGGTGTGGTGGGCGTCTCGGAGAGCGAGGAGTATGGGGATTATTCGCGATCGGCGAGACGACAGGAGCTTTGA
- a CDS encoding rusticyanin — protein MNSNAGTMESMKRARVAKGAALVAGAVFSVGVACAALVPTSAFKKATLPQVKAMLMKDNGKVSGTTVTYGKNANVVAAAVLPGFPFPSFEIHHVKNPTLDFPAGATVKFTFINTNKGFGHSFDVTKKGPPYAVIPQIAPIIVGTGFSPVPAAGKFGYATFTWHPTAGTYYYVCQIPGHAATGMFGKIVVK, from the coding sequence ATGAATAGCAATGCAGGAACGATGGAGAGCATGAAGCGGGCGCGCGTTGCCAAGGGCGCGGCTCTGGTGGCTGGCGCGGTGTTCAGCGTGGGCGTGGCGTGCGCGGCGTTGGTGCCGACGAGCGCGTTCAAGAAAGCGACCCTTCCGCAGGTCAAGGCGATGCTCATGAAGGATAACGGCAAGGTGAGCGGTACCACCGTGACCTACGGCAAGAACGCGAATGTCGTGGCGGCGGCCGTGCTCCCGGGGTTCCCGTTCCCGAGCTTCGAGATCCACCACGTCAAGAACCCGACGCTGGACTTCCCGGCGGGTGCGACGGTGAAGTTTACCTTCATCAATACCAATAAGGGTTTCGGGCATAGCTTCGATGTGACGAAGAAGGGTCCGCCGTACGCGGTGATCCCGCAGATCGCGCCGATCATAGTGGGGACGGGCTTCTCGCCGGTACCCGCGGCGGGCAAATTCGGTTATGCGACCTTCACGTGGCATCCGACTGCCGGCACGTATTACTACGTTTGCCAGATCCCGGGCCATGCCGCCACGGGCATGTTTGGAAAGATCGTCGTCAAGTAA
- a CDS encoding heme o synthase gives MAQSRSLGLDFAVVQSYCELTKPRVVSLLIFTAMVGMLLASPARMADIHWTVILWANIGIALASGAAAAINHVVDRQIDGQMRRTHTRPLPNDAISVTGALVFATVLMALSVLVLTVFVNKLTAILTMAGLVGYAGIYTGFLKRRTPQNIVLGGAAGAVPPVLGWAAVTGHAPLASWVLFLIIFLWTPAHFWPLAIYRRDDYARVGIPMMPVTRGIRYTSWLILGYTVATVLATQVPYMIGMAGKPYIIGADILGVGFLYHALRLIYAPDRHNPMRMFGYSIAYLTILFAALLADHYMVGL, from the coding sequence ATGGCGCAGTCACGTAGCCTGGGACTGGATTTCGCGGTTGTTCAGTCCTATTGCGAGCTCACAAAGCCAAGGGTTGTGAGTCTTCTGATTTTTACGGCCATGGTCGGGATGCTACTCGCCTCGCCGGCGCGGATGGCGGATATCCATTGGACGGTGATTTTGTGGGCCAACATCGGTATCGCGTTGGCTTCGGGCGCAGCGGCGGCCATCAATCACGTAGTCGATCGGCAGATCGATGGTCAGATGAGGCGCACGCACACACGCCCGCTGCCGAATGACGCAATATCGGTGACAGGCGCGCTGGTATTCGCGACCGTTCTGATGGCATTATCGGTGCTCGTGCTCACGGTGTTTGTGAACAAGCTGACGGCGATCCTGACGATGGCGGGCTTGGTGGGCTATGCGGGTATCTACACAGGCTTTTTGAAGCGCCGTACGCCGCAGAATATCGTCCTAGGCGGAGCGGCCGGCGCGGTCCCTCCGGTGTTGGGGTGGGCGGCGGTAACGGGCCATGCGCCTCTTGCGAGCTGGGTGTTGTTTCTGATTATCTTCCTGTGGACGCCGGCGCACTTTTGGCCGCTTGCGATCTACCGGCGTGACGACTATGCACGTGTCGGTATCCCCATGATGCCGGTGACGCGCGGCATCCGGTACACGAGCTGGCTGATCCTTGGGTACACGGTGGCAACCGTGCTCGCAACCCAGGTGCCGTATATGATCGGCATGGCCGGCAAACCGTACATCATCGGCGCGGACATCTTGGGGGTGGGGTTCTTATACCATGCCTTGCGGCTTATCTATGCGCCGGATCGGCATAACCCGATGCGCATGTTCGGGTATTCGATTGCCTACTTGACCATACTGTTCGCGGCATTGCTGGCGGATCACTACATGGTGGGGCTGTGA
- a CDS encoding cytochrome C oxidase subunit IV has translation MNLSHLSFVIPTGADTPMFFWLTGFIGFPIAFLSLFFWWVLKQAANEDRVRILKREGEKEDQY, from the coding sequence ATGAACCTTTCGCACTTGTCATTCGTCATCCCCACGGGGGCCGATACGCCAATGTTTTTTTGGCTCACCGGCTTCATCGGGTTCCCGATCGCCTTTCTATCGCTGTTCTTCTGGTGGGTCCTGAAGCAGGCAGCAAATGAGGATCGCGTACGCATCCTGAAGCGCGAAGGCGAGAAGGAAGATCAGTACTAG
- a CDS encoding cytochrome C oxidase subunit III, which produces MAVESTGSLMDPAPERAKRGAFFFPMLFMGIICAAFDLGRFLWGGTGVPKGADFGTGAALTVIMLLSIGPMLGARGKLSRGQDAAALGNFTLLMVVGILMIAGIISTWGAVPIGLGYGGIYDITSGWLGLYFVAVTLAFLASIMKGKRVPARFSAERWVAHNVVSFWGFMVLVWTVFFIVFYLA; this is translated from the coding sequence ATGGCAGTCGAGAGTACGGGATCTTTGATGGATCCGGCCCCGGAAAGGGCAAAGCGCGGCGCGTTTTTCTTCCCCATGCTTTTTATGGGGATCATCTGCGCGGCATTCGACCTGGGGCGCTTCCTTTGGGGTGGAACGGGCGTGCCCAAGGGCGCGGACTTCGGGACGGGCGCGGCCCTGACCGTGATCATGCTGCTTAGCATAGGCCCGATGCTTGGGGCGCGCGGGAAGCTTTCGCGCGGGCAGGACGCCGCGGCGCTCGGGAATTTCACGCTCCTTATGGTGGTTGGTATCCTCATGATAGCGGGGATCATCTCCACCTGGGGCGCGGTTCCCATCGGTCTGGGCTATGGGGGCATCTACGACATAACGAGCGGGTGGCTCGGTCTATATTTCGTGGCGGTGACGCTCGCCTTTCTTGCCAGCATCATGAAGGGCAAGCGCGTGCCCGCGCGGTTCAGTGCGGAGCGCTGGGTGGCACACAATGTCGTGAGTTTCTGGGGTTTCATGGTCCTCGTCTGGACCGTGTTCTTCATCGTGTTCTACTTGGCTTAA
- a CDS encoding cbb3-type cytochrome c oxidase subunit I, with translation MATTDVQGRTVGGAGGGEQPFVWSMVLPMVRAGLFGFIGYFAAAWITAMVTHSVIVNPLPATLGYVFGLLGWIAGSGIWDGWIRRAFGGEEAPSLTGVERYFRFSSDPKATAVRYVIFNVLAFFFAGLAAMMIRIQLLTPDSTSWWLSEVHYNMTFGIHGLMMLLAVAASVIVGGMGYYLLPIMLGARTVIYPRLLGLSWWLLPPAAVAVFLSPLIGGFQTGWWGYPPLAQNSGSGIVFYALGAATLLTSSLLGALNIMGTIIYMRAKGMSLGRVPMFVWGLFAASTILIVEAPATFTGTLMDLSDMILGSHFYTGPTGIPLAYDDQFWWLFHPEVYVFALPAFALWLEILPAAAQRPLFARNWAVAGLLGVSMVGVMLGVHHYFTAVSAVRMPIFMTITETVSIPTGFVFLAALGTLWGGRLKLSSPVLLCLMAMMNFLIGGLTGIFNADVPADFQLHNTYWVIAHFHYTILGAVIFSWLAGLYWWFPKVTGRMVNEFWAKFHAWWFFIFFNMTFFPMFILGIEGMNRRIAVYLPYLHPLNEFVSISAFFLGAGFLIPAANLYISWRSGKKAPQNPWGSKSLEWHSPSPTPYIVFPEGSEVTVVGPNDNYADGAPEPFVWAPTAAGK, from the coding sequence ATGGCGACTACAGATGTTCAGGGGCGGACGGTAGGTGGGGCAGGTGGAGGGGAACAACCCTTCGTCTGGTCCATGGTATTGCCGATGGTCCGCGCGGGCTTGTTTGGGTTTATCGGCTATTTCGCGGCGGCGTGGATTACCGCCATGGTGACCCATTCGGTGATCGTCAACCCCTTGCCGGCCACGCTGGGTTATGTGTTCGGCTTGCTCGGCTGGATCGCTGGGAGCGGTATCTGGGACGGCTGGATCCGTCGGGCGTTCGGGGGCGAAGAGGCGCCGTCGCTGACCGGTGTGGAGCGCTACTTCCGGTTCAGCTCCGATCCGAAGGCAACGGCCGTGCGCTACGTGATCTTCAACGTGCTGGCCTTTTTCTTTGCGGGGCTTGCGGCGATGATGATCCGCATACAGCTGCTTACGCCGGATTCCACCAGCTGGTGGTTGTCGGAGGTCCACTACAATATGACCTTCGGCATCCATGGTCTGATGATGCTGCTGGCGGTCGCGGCCTCGGTCATCGTGGGCGGTATGGGCTACTACCTGCTGCCCATCATGCTCGGGGCGCGCACCGTGATCTATCCGCGCTTGCTGGGCTTGAGTTGGTGGCTCCTGCCGCCGGCCGCGGTGGCGGTGTTCCTTAGCCCCTTGATCGGCGGCTTCCAGACCGGCTGGTGGGGTTATCCGCCGCTTGCGCAGAACAGTGGTAGCGGCATCGTGTTCTACGCGCTGGGCGCGGCCACGCTGCTCACGAGTTCGCTTCTGGGCGCACTCAACATCATGGGCACCATCATTTATATGCGCGCCAAGGGGATGAGCCTTGGACGTGTGCCCATGTTTGTCTGGGGCCTGTTCGCGGCATCGACGATCCTGATCGTAGAGGCGCCGGCCACGTTCACCGGCACCTTGATGGATCTGTCGGATATGATCCTCGGGAGCCACTTCTATACGGGCCCGACGGGTATACCTTTGGCCTACGATGATCAGTTCTGGTGGCTGTTCCATCCGGAAGTGTATGTGTTCGCATTGCCCGCGTTCGCGCTGTGGCTCGAGATTCTGCCCGCGGCGGCGCAACGGCCGCTGTTTGCGAGAAACTGGGCGGTTGCCGGTCTGCTCGGCGTCAGCATGGTCGGCGTCATGCTCGGCGTGCATCACTACTTCACGGCGGTGAGCGCGGTGCGCATGCCGATCTTCATGACCATCACCGAGACCGTGTCGATTCCGACGGGCTTCGTGTTCCTGGCTGCTCTGGGTACGCTATGGGGCGGCCGCCTGAAGCTGTCATCGCCGGTGTTGCTGTGTCTCATGGCGATGATGAACTTCCTGATCGGGGGTCTCACCGGCATCTTCAATGCGGACGTGCCGGCGGACTTCCAGCTGCACAACACGTATTGGGTCATCGCGCATTTCCATTACACGATCCTGGGCGCGGTCATCTTCTCGTGGCTGGCGGGTCTGTACTGGTGGTTCCCGAAGGTCACGGGACGCATGGTCAATGAGTTCTGGGCGAAGTTCCACGCCTGGTGGTTCTTCATCTTCTTCAACATGACCTTCTTCCCGATGTTCATCCTGGGTATCGAGGGCATGAACCGGCGTATCGCCGTGTATTTGCCCTACCTGCACCCCTTGAACGAGTTCGTGTCGATCTCGGCATTCTTCCTGGGTGCGGGCTTCCTGATCCCGGCGGCGAATCTGTACATCAGCTGGCGGTCGGGCAAGAAGGCCCCGCAGAATCCGTGGGGGAGCAAGTCTCTCGAATGGCATTCGCCGTCGCCGACCCCGTATATCGTGTTCCCTGAAGGGAGCGAGGTAACGGTCGTGGGCCCGAATGACAACTATGCGGATGGTGCGCCGGAGCCCTTTGTCTGGGCGCCGACGGCGGCTGGCAAGTAG